The following proteins come from a genomic window of Mercenaria mercenaria strain notata unplaced genomic scaffold, MADL_Memer_1 contig_2031, whole genome shotgun sequence:
- the LOC123556927 gene encoding mediator of RNA polymerase II transcription subunit 7-like → MGEPQQVSAFPLPPMQYVNQYTDENVKRGRVPHPPPAIQDTYTMFGNTFTADDMIVRPLESQGFRRLHPQSYDHKRELKKLNHSILANFLDLLDILIKAPDSPKRNEKLEDLNLLFIHMHHLINEFRPHQARETLRVMMELQKKRRHEVAERFQVHLDKVTELIQKSLVALPDEFSLDSKVLVKSEILTSEMDEPDQRRDNEECDQLDRMMCDIVDGLN, encoded by the exons ATGGGGGAACCACAGCAAGTGAGTGCGTTTCCTCTACCCCCGATGCAGTATGTTAACCAATATACTGATGAGAATGTGAAAAGAGGCAGGGTGCCACACCCTCCACCAGCCATTCAG gACACATACACAATGTTTGGAAATACATTCACAGCCGATGACATGATTGTACGACCCTTAGAATCTCAGGGCTTTAGACGTCTTCATCCGCAGAGTTATGATCATAAGCGTGAGCTAAAGAAACTGAATCATTCTATACTGGCAAACTTCCTTGATTTATTAGACATTTTAATCAAAGCGCCGGACTCGCCGAAAAGAAACGAGAAATTAGAAGATCTGAATCTTCTGTTTATTCATATGCATCATCTCATTAATGAGTTTCGTCCGCATCAGGCGCGAGAAACTTTACGGGTAATGATGGAGCTGCAGAAGAAACGGCGGCACGAAGTAGCTGAAAGGTTTCAGGTACATTTAGATAAAGTGACTGAGTTAATACAGAAAAGTCTGGTAGCTTTGCCCGATGAATTCAGTTTGGACTCGAAAGTTTTGGTAAAAAGTGAGATTTTAACCTCGGAAATGGACGAGCCGGACCAAAGGCGGGATAATGAAGAGTGTGACCAGCTGGATAGAATGATGTGTGACATTGTGGATGGTTTAAACTGA